CCAACCTGAACCTGTCCGAGGAACAGATCGACCAGCTGGTCGCCTACCTGACGACGCTCAAGTAGGTCGGAGGCCCCCATGACCACCACCACCGGACCCCTCGCCCTCCCCTCCGGGGAGGAGCCCGGGCACAACCCGCTCGGCGTGTTCGCCCGGCCCCGCGCCGCCAAGGGCTGGCGCAGCTGGGTCAGCACCGTCGACCACAAGCGCATCGCCATCATGTACGGCGCCGCGTCAGTGGTCTTCTTCTTCATCGGCGGGGTCGAGGCCCTTCTCATCCGGGTCCAGCTGGGCACGCCGAACGGCACCGTGCTGTCAGCCGACGCCTACAACCAGGTGTACACGATGCACGGGACGACCATGATCTTCCTGGTCGTCATGCCCCTCGGCGCCGCGTTCATGAACTACCTGATCCCGTTGCAGATCGGGGCCCGCGACGTCGCCTTCCCCCGTCTCAACGCGCTCAGCTTCTGGACCTTCCTCGGCGGCGGCATCCTGCTCAACTCGTCGTGGCTCCTGGGCGGTGGTGCCGACGGCGGCTGGTTCAACTACGCCCCCAACAACGGTGTGGTCTACTCGCCATCCCACGGCATCGACTTCTGGACGATCGGTCTCCTCATCACGGGCATCGCCTCGCTGGTCGGCGCCATCAACCTGATCGTGACCTGCCTCAACCTGCGGGCGCCGGGCATGACCCTGTTCCGCATGCCGGTCTTCACCTGGATGAGCCTGGTCACGCAGTTCCTGCTGCTGTTCGCCGTCCCCGTCATCACTGCGGCGCAGTTCCTGCTGCTGTTCGACCGGCTCTTCGGGGCCCGCTTCTTCGACGTGAGCGCCGGCGCCGACCCGCTGCTCTGGCAACACCTGTTCTGGATCTTCGGCCACCCGGAGGTCTACATCATGATCCTCCCGGCCTTCGGCATCATCTCCGAGATCATCCCGGTGTTCAGCCGCAAGCCCCTGTTCGGCTACCCCTTCATGGTCTTCTCGGGCATTGCCATCGGCTTCATGGGCTGGGGTGTGTGGGCCCACCACATGTTCACCTCGGGCATCGGGCCTCTGTCGGTGGCCGCCTTCTCGATCTCGACCATGTTCATCGCCGTGCCCACCGGCGTGAAGATCTTCAACTGGCTGGCCACCATGTGGGGTGGGCGCCTGAAGTTCGAGTCGCCGCTCCTGTACTCCATCGGGCTCGTCACCATGTTCACCATCGGAGGCCTGTCCGGCGTCACCCACGCCGTGGCCGCGTCGGACACCCAGCAGACCGACACCTACTACATCGTCGCCCACTTCCACTACGTGCTGTTCGGAGGGGCCATCTTCGGCTTCATCGGAGGGATGTACTTCTGGTGGCCGAAGGTGTTCGGCCATCGCCTGAACGACCGGGTCGGCAAGGTGAACTTCTGGATCCTGCTCATCGGCTTCAACCTCACCTTCGGACCCATGCACATCCTGGGCCTCCAGGGCATGCCCCGCCGGACCTACACCTACCGGGACGGCTACGGGTTCAACTTCTGGAACTTCATGAGCACCGTCGGCGCCTTCATCATCGCCGTGTCGTTCCTCGTGTTCGCGTGGAACATCTACCGCTCGTGGCGGGCCCACAAGAAGGCCGGCAGCCTGGCGATGGCGGCCGACCCGTGGGACGCCCGCTCCCTCGAGTGGACCATCCAGAGCCCGACCCCGGCCCACAACTTCGACGTGACGCCGACGGTCCACCGCCTCGACGACTTCTGGCACCGCAAGTACCGGGAGAACGCCCAGGGCAAGCTCGTCCGCATCGCCACCTCCGAGGAGCTGGTCCAGCCCGGCAACCCCGAGGGCGTCCACCTGCCGTCGCCGTCGTACTGGCCGCTGGTGATCTCGGTGGGCCTGCCCTTCGTGGGCTGGGGCCTCATCTTCAACCTGTGGCTCTGCGCCGTCGGCGGCCTGCTGATCCTGGCCGGCATCTACGGCTGGGTGCTCGAGCCGGCCACCGATCCGGGCGAGGACCACGGGCCCGAC
Above is a window of Iamia majanohamensis DNA encoding:
- the ctaD gene encoding cytochrome c oxidase subunit I, which encodes MTTTTGPLALPSGEEPGHNPLGVFARPRAAKGWRSWVSTVDHKRIAIMYGAASVVFFFIGGVEALLIRVQLGTPNGTVLSADAYNQVYTMHGTTMIFLVVMPLGAAFMNYLIPLQIGARDVAFPRLNALSFWTFLGGGILLNSSWLLGGGADGGWFNYAPNNGVVYSPSHGIDFWTIGLLITGIASLVGAINLIVTCLNLRAPGMTLFRMPVFTWMSLVTQFLLLFAVPVITAAQFLLLFDRLFGARFFDVSAGADPLLWQHLFWIFGHPEVYIMILPAFGIISEIIPVFSRKPLFGYPFMVFSGIAIGFMGWGVWAHHMFTSGIGPLSVAAFSISTMFIAVPTGVKIFNWLATMWGGRLKFESPLLYSIGLVTMFTIGGLSGVTHAVAASDTQQTDTYYIVAHFHYVLFGGAIFGFIGGMYFWWPKVFGHRLNDRVGKVNFWILLIGFNLTFGPMHILGLQGMPRRTYTYRDGYGFNFWNFMSTVGAFIIAVSFLVFAWNIYRSWRAHKKAGSLAMAADPWDARSLEWTIQSPTPAHNFDVTPTVHRLDDFWHRKYRENAQGKLVRIATSEELVQPGNPEGVHLPSPSYWPLVISVGLPFVGWGLIFNLWLCAVGGLLILAGIYGWVLEPATDPGEDHGPDDHAPEEPTDEGGTAAEPEEAALVD